Proteins found in one Crassostrea angulata isolate pt1a10 chromosome 3, ASM2561291v2, whole genome shotgun sequence genomic segment:
- the LOC128178718 gene encoding follistatin-A-like, giving the protein MDISGLVVLGLLATAVGVQAGTCWLSKTKQNLCMGAFSLNVSKEECCRNPSPHVSWTPQTFTSTGDLFYWQELIGGAPDCELCHDTCDGVKCPQGKECRRRRGVPKCVCLIKCTQRLRKSRKICGTDGKTYNNECQLRRRNCKRETSVSVAYRGVCRQSCKKVRCLDGKRCLEDQNGLPHCVHCQVHCQNSDDDRVLCGEDGVTYRNPCELRAAVCRRHKSIRIAYYGKCRANATCLDTQCSEGLSCLINPVNHQPLCAQCRTRTCSPLSRYKVCGTDGVDYKNYCFLMKASCKMGLAIDTRHSGSCDRSIRRKQKHKKRRRRRKKTRGRKKTRYVDAVLRGSDGVRIKLRLKQVHSKADKGISLPLSLEHLFAQKHVKENG; this is encoded by the exons CGGGAACCTGCTGGTTATCAAAGACAAAACAGAATCTATGCATGGGGGCGTTCAGCCTGAACGTGTCCAAAGAGGAGTGCTGCAGGAACCCCTCCCCTCACGTCAGCTGGACCCCTCAGACGTTCACGTCCACTGGGGATTTGTTTTACTGGCAGGAACTGATAGGGGGCGCTCCTGACTGCGAACTTTGCCATG ATACCTGTGACGGTGTCAAATGTCCCCAGGGAAAAGAGTGCCGACGAAGGAGAGGAGTCCCTAAATGTGTCTGTCTGATTAAATGTACTCAGAGATTGAGGAAGTCCAGGAAAATCTGTGGAACGGACGGGAAGACTTACAACAATGAATGCCAACTTCGCCGCCGGAACTGTAAGCGGGAGACCTCGGTGTCCGTAGCGTACAGAGGCGTTTGTAGAC AATCTTGCAAAAAAGTGAGATGCTTGGATGGAAAGCGTTGCTTAGAGGACCAAAATGGTTTGCCTCATTGTGTTCACTGCCAAGTCCATTGTCAGAACAGCGATGACGATCGAGTTTTATGCGGAGAAGACGGCGTGACGTATCGCAATCCATGCGAGCTCAGGGCAGCCGTCTGCAGACGACACAAGTCAATAAGAATCGCTTACTATGGCAAATGTCGAG CTAACGCTACCTGTTTAGACACCCAGTGTTCGGAAGGATTGTCTTGTTTAATCAACCCCGTCAACCACCAGCCGCTGTGTGCTCAGTGCAGAACTCGCACCTGTTCGCCCCTGTCCCGATACAAAGTCTGCGGAACAGACGGAGTGGATTACAAGAACTACTGTTTCCTGATGAAGGCGTCATGCAAGATGGGGCTAGCTATAGACACACGCCATAGCGGGTCCTGCGACA gatCCATACggagaaaacaaaaacataaaaagagAAGACGAAGGAGAAAGAAGACGCGAGGCAGAAAGAAAACTCGATACGTGGACGCAGTGCTTAGGGGCTCAGACGGAGTCCGAATCAAACTGAGAT TAAAACAAGTACATTCCAAGGCTGACAAAGGGATATCCTTACCACTATCTCTCGAGCATTTGTTTGCCCAGAAACATGTAAAAGAAAATGGCTGA